The Chloroflexus aggregans DSM 9485 genome segment GCGGAGCGCGTTGGCCATCTGCCAGAGTTCGGCCTCGTAGCCGACGGTGGCGCCGGTCGTGTTCGGGCTGCTTGCGTTGTTCTTTCGCTTGGCCAAGGTCTCCCTCATGAGCCGATTGTGCATGGGCATGGTTCAGGGGCGTCTCACGTCAAAGCTCAGCCGCCCGCCGAAGCGCCGGCGGAGGCGGGTCGCCTGCAGCGGCGGGTTGGGCGGCGACGTAACTGAAATAGGAGGCACGGCGACACCCGAACCCCTGCCCCGCCCAAACCCCACCGACCAGACGCACTTCCACGCCCCGCGCACCCACCCAATCCGGGAGCATTCTACCATAAACAAAAAAGCGTTGATCTGCCGACCACTGTGCCGCCGACCGGCGGGATAGGGATGGAGATGGGGCCAATGGCGGTACCTGATGGTGATGAACCATTTGATCGGCGCTTTCTCGAGGCGATGATCCCCCACCACGAGGGGGCAGTGGCGATGGCGCGCGATGCGTTGCAAAAGGCTGAGCATGCCGAGATTCGTGAGCTGGCCCAAGCAATTATCACAGCCCAAGAGGCTGAAATTGCCCAGATGAAACAATGGTTGACCGAGTTTGGTCGGTGATATGGTGATATGATGATAGTAGCGGTGGATTGTGCTGCCACCGCTACGAGACACACCCTGACGTATGTCCACACCGACGATTCTGATTGTTGATGATGAAGCGCGCTTGCGCGAGTTGGTGCGACGCTATCTCGAGCAGGCCGGCTTTCGGGTCGTGCAAGCTGCGGACGGAGTGACTGCGCTTGAACAGGCGCGCGCTTGGACTCCTGATGTTGTGATCCTCGACATTATGTTGCCGGTGTTGGATGGTCTTGCAGTGTGCCGGCGTTTACGTACCTTTTCCGATGCCTACATTCTCATGTTGACGGCTCGGGCCGAGGAGTCTGATCGGGTTACCGGGTTGGAAACAGGAGCCGATGATTATCTTACTAAACCCTTCGCTCCTCGCGAGTTGGTTGCACGGGTACGAGCCTTGTTACGACGACCACGCCATACAGAGGTGTCAATGCCATCGTCGTTGATTCACTATGGTGGTTTGGTGATCGATCCGGTAGCGCATACGGTAGCACTGGATGGGCAGTTGCTCACCCTGACACCAATCGAGTATGCCTTGCTCTCAGTGATGGCTGCCGCACCCGGACGGGTGTTTTCACGCACGCAATTGCTCGACCGGATATGGGGTCATGACTATTTCGGCGATGAGCACGTTGTTGAAGTTCATATCACAAATTTGCGCAAAAAGCTAGGGGATAATCCGAACCGACCACAGTATATCTTCACAGTGCGAGGGATCGGTTATCGGTTTGGGGAGCGCCGATGAATGCGTGGTTGCGACGTGGTAGTCTACGACAAAGATTGTTGCTCACGCATATGGTCACGATTGCGGTAGGTGCATTGACATGAGGTGGCGTGACCATCCTCTTTGCGCCAGGTATCCACGACCGCTCGATGATTGCTTGGTTGGGGCCACAATGGGTGGAGACGGCGGATGCGAGTATGGTCGAGATGGAGCGGGCAACCAATGAGATCTTCACCCTTGCCATGCTGCAAGCACTACTGATCAGCAGTGGGGTCGCAATCGCTGTCGCAGTCCCGGTAAGTTGGGTGGCATCGCAGGGGATTGTTCGGCCTATCGAACGCCTGTTGGCGACTGCACAGCGGATTGCCGACGGTTATTACCACGAGCGTGTACCGCTCCAGGGTGAGCGTGAGCTAGTGCGGCTGGCCGCGCAATTCAATACAATCGCGGCGGTGCTCGAGCAGGCCGAGCAACGTCGCGTGGCTCTCATCGGCGATGTCGCACACGAGTTGCGCACACCATTGGCGACCATTGCCGGTTATGTTGAAGGAGTGCTCGATGGTGTCGTGGAGGCCGATGAAGACACGTGGGTACTGGTGCTCGATGAGGTCAACCGGTTGCACCGATTGGCAGGTGATTTGCAGGAATTGTCGCGGGTCGAGGCCAAACAGATCGTGTTAGCACGGCAAAACGTTCATCTCGAACCCCTCATCGAAGCTATCTGCGCGCGCTTAGAACCGCAGTTTACCGAAAAGGGTGTGCGATTACAGGTGCAGCTTGCGAACAGTCTGCCATCGGTTTGGGTCGATCCTGATCGGATCCTTCAGGTGTTGATGAATCTCGTCGGCAATGCGTTGCAGTACACGCCGCGTGGTGGTTCCGTCACGATACGGGCATTGGTAGTTGAGAAGATGGTACAGGTGTGCGTACACGATACCGGGATCGGGATTGCCGCCGAACATCTACCGCATCTCTTCGAGCGGTTTTATCGAGTTGACAAAGCACGCGCGCGGGCTACCGGTGGCGCCGGTATTGGCTTGACCATCTGCAAAGCGTTAGTGGAGTTGCATGGCGGGCAGATTGGGATCCATAGTGATGGCCCGGGGCAGGGGACGACGTGTTGGTTTACCCTGCCCCTATTCGACCACAACGTACAGCGCTTGAGCGATGCGTTGGCCTAACACGGTCGGTCGTTGATTGAGTTGGATAACCGTCTTGGATAACGGATCAGGGACCCGGATCAGTGTGCATCCTGGTACGATTTCATAACTCCATAGATGCCGGACGAGCTGTGGATCGTAACAGATCCATTCAGCAATGCGTGTGAGACGACAGCGTTGACCGAGCGGTGCATTTGATAACGACACTTCGCCGGCGGTGAACGTGCTGCGTCCGGGGATAGGGTTGCCGTGTGGGCAGACAGTTGCTTGGCGCGTGTGTACAATGACTCGCTCGATGAAGCATGGTGAGACCATCTGGGCTAATCGCGCAGCCTCACGATGGACGAATATCCACGGCACACCGACAACGTCGAGGAGAAATCGTTCGAGTAATCGGTGTTGGATGAGGTAGTGGTGGGCCAGTAGCCAACCGTTAGCGGTGAGTGTAAGCGATCCAACCGTAGTCGCATTGATGAGTTGTCGCTTGAACAGGCTCTGTAGTGTGGAGAGCATCGTTTCGGGGGTGAAATGCAAACAACGCGCTAATTGGTCGGCAGTCGTGGTTGGTTCTGTTTCGATCAGATCGGCCAAGGTGGTTAAGCAAGCCGCTTCGGTGGTAGTGAGTTGGATAATTCGGTTTGATGCGGGATAGGAAAAGGTTTGCATAGGACAACTGAAGTGTTGTACAGCGTGTGGGGGGTGAGGTATGCTACCCCCCGACACAAATGCGACTGATTACTGATGATGGACTTTAAACGGTTTGCCGCGTGGCTCAACCGGCACATCAGGCCGGCTGGTATCCATAATGATCTCATGCAGCTCAAGCTTATTGGGTGCGGTAAACGCCTCTTTTGGCAAGGTGCCCGAACGGGCGTGTCCTTGGCGGAATTCATCCGAGCGCACCCACGCCTCGAAGTGTGCCCGGCTTTCCCACGTAGTGAGAACGATGTACGGATCGCCGGGATTCACCGGGCGCAACAATTGGTTACTGATAAAACCGGGCATACGGTCGACCAATCGTGCGCGTGTGCGGAACGTCTCTTCAAACAGATCGGCGTAATCGGGATGAACGTAGATGCGGTTGGCAGTCGTGATCATACAATCCTCCTAATGAAACCCATAGTGTTTTCGGCTACGTAAGATTAGGGCGAGGAAAAACGGCCCACCGGCGAAAGAGGTAAAGAGACCAACCGGAATCTCGGCGGGGGCAGCCAGGGTACGGGCAAGCAGATCGGCCAAGACGAGCAAGATAGCACCGCCCAAAGCGCAAGTTGGGATCAATCGGCGGTGATCGGGACCGATAGCGAGACGTACAATGTGCGGTACGATCAAGCCGATGAACCCAATCGGGCCGGCGAGAGCCACGGCAGCACCGGTAGCTAATGCGGCCAGTAAGACGACCGCTCGTTTGATCCACTCAGTATTGACGCCAAGATGGCGGGCTTCGGTCTCGCCAAGGGCGAACAGATTGAGGTACGACCCCAGGCGTGGAGCGATGAGAAGTGCCAAAACAATCGGTGGCACCGCCGTCAATACCGTTTCCCACAATGCCCCACCGAGACCGCCAAGCGTCCAGAAGACGATCGAGCGCAACTGGGCATCATCGGCCAGATAGGTGAGTAGACCGGTTGTAGCGCCGGCCAGCGCATTGAGCGCTAATCCGACCAACAACAGCATGGCGACATCGGTCCGACCAGAGCGGTGTGATAACCGATAAACAAGCAGGGTCGTGGCTGCACCGGCAAGGAATGCTGCGATCGGTAAGGTATAGATTCCGAACACAGCAATCCCACTGATAATCGTAAAGACGGCACCGAGGGCTGCGCCACTGCTCACGCCGATCAAACTGGGATCGGCGAGGGGATTGCGAAAGATCCCTTGCAGGAGCGCACCGCTAACCGCTAACGCAGCGCCGACAAATGCGCCAAGGATGACACGTGGCAGCCGAATGTTCCACAAGACGGCCACTTGCTGCTGAGTAACGGCCACCTCGAACGGGAGGCCAACTTTACTTAAGATAATGGCCAGTACTACATCAGGTGGGACGGCAACGGCGCCGATCCCGACGGCCAAAAGTAACGTACCGATAAGAGCGAGGACCAATGCAGGTAGCACGTAGGTACGTCTTCTAACGACGGTGTGGCGGAAAGTTGGCATCGTCGTTGCGCTCATGAACCCTCCTTCTGAGCAACTGCATCGCGAAACGCAGCGACGAGATCGGCCAGCGCCTGACCGGTGCGTGGTCCCATTCCGTTCAGATAGAGATCATCGAAATCGATAACTCGTCGTTGTTGACCGGCAGGTGTATCGGCCAGACCGGGAATCTTGAGGAGTCCATCGATACCGCCGACCGATTCAAGACCCTTTGTAAGGACGAGTATCACATCAGGTTGGGCAGCGATCACCACTTCTGCGCTCAACGGCGCATAATTGACAATCCCAACTTCGGCACCGGCATTGATACCACCGGCAGCCGTTATCATTGCATCAATCGATGTATTGGCGCCGGCCACTTGCTGTACATCGGTACCGCGCAAATACAGGAAGAGGACCCGTGGTTGGCGCGTCAAGGAGCTAGCTTCGGCACGAGCACGGGCAATATCGGCCTCAACCTGTCCGGCCAGTTCGTAGCCGCGTTGTGGAATACCTAATGCACGCGCCACGAAGAGGATCTTCTGGATAGGCGATTCAAGCGTTGGAGGGGCGGCAGTGAGGGCAATTGGTATCCCGGCTGCCCGCACTTGTGCCAACGCTTCCGGTGGACCGGCCGACTCGGTACCGATCACGACGGTCGGATTGAGCGACAGAATACCTTCGGCGTTCAGGCGGCGCTGATAGCCGATACTAGGAAGGGCCTTCACTTTATCGGCGGGATACGTCGCGCTAATATCAACCCCGACAATGTTATCACCCATGCCAAGTGCAAAGATGATCTCAGTTATATCACCGGACAAACTCACAATCCGTTCAACCGACTCGATAACAACCGTTTCGCCTTGATAATCGGTGACGGTAGCCGGCAGTATCGGTTCGACGGTTGAGGCGGGTCGGGTGGTGGGTACCACAACGGGCGCGGTGGTCGGCGCAGGTGCGGTGGTCGGCGCAGGCGCGGTGGTCGGCGCAGGCGCGGTGGTCGGTGCAGGCGCGGTGGTCGGCGCATTAGCGCCGGGATTCGCACCACATGCACTAAGAAGTGCGAGCAAAACCAGCACAATAAGCGGCTTAGTGAACTTCGATACCATAGGTAACGGAACTCCCTGTACTATGCTCCGGTAGACTAAGCACAAGAGGTGCTGCCGTATGGGGATGTTGTTGAACCTTGATCGGCACACCGTACACGTCGCTGAGCAGGGTAGCTTGCAAGACATCCCATGGTCTCCCGATAGCGCACAAACGGCCCTGATGCATCACTCCGATCCGGTCGGCGTACAAGGCAGCCAGATTCACATCGTGCAGCACGATCAGAGCGGCGCCTCCCTGAGCGGCTGCTTGCCGGGCCAGGTGTAACACGCGGTGTTGGTGACGTAAATCGAGGGCTGCGGTTGGTTCGTCGAGAAGCAGGACGGGGGTCGTTTGAGCCAGAACACGCGCGAGCTGGACACGTGCCTGCTCGCCGCCGGAGAGGGTTGGCAACGAGCGCAGAGCAAACGTAGCCGTCTCAGTTTGGGCCATTGCGTCACGGGCAATGGCGAGATCGTGTTCACCTTCCCGTTGCCCACGAAGATGCGGCGCGCGACCCATGAGAACCACTTCAAGCGCGGTGAAAGGAAAGGTAACGACAACCTGCTGACGCAACACAGCACGTCGTCGGGCTTGTGCCGTTGCCGATAGCCGACCCAATTCTTGACCTTCTAGTCGGATCGTCCCGGTGGTTGGCGGCCAATCACCGGCCAGCAAGCTTAATAACGTACTCTTGCCGGCACCGTTTGGCCCGACGAGAGCCACCACCTCGCCGGCGGACAAGCTCAGGGAGACGTCTTGCACCAGCCAGCGCCCGTCGATACGGTACCCAACGTGTTGTGCAACCAACAGTTCCATGGTGGTGTGTACCTCATTCACTACGTGCTAAGCGACAAAGTTAGAATATACTAATTTGACAAATTTGTCAACCAAAAACACAAAAAACTTATATAACGCTTTGGTAAGCGATAAACGACACCACCAGCCGTAAACAGATGGAAGATGTTTGCTAGTATAACCGGAGACTTGACACACCACCTGAGCTGTGCTATACTTCACCGCGTTGCGAGGGCGTATAGCTCAGCCGGTTAGAGCGCGATCCTGATAAGATCGAGGTCGGTGGTTCGAGTCCACCTACGCCCACCAGCACGAGAGAATAGAGAATGAGCTGGCATTCTCTATTCTCTCTTGTTTTGGGGCGATAGCTCAGTTGGTAGAGCATCTGCTTTGCACGCAGAAGGTCAGGGGTTCGAATCCCCTTCGCTCCACCATCTCAATCCTTCCTCCTGCTGTACGAGCGGGCCGTAGTTGTACTATGCTACGGCCCGTCGTATTTTATGCTGCGCCGAATGTACGATGCGATGGGGAATGGGCAGCCCGGGGTGGTTGATGGGTTGCGTTGTTGCGGGATGGAGGCCCGCCGTGCCCCGACCATTGTGGGCGACCCGCCGGGTCGCCCCGCCGCGATGGGCGACGCGGTGCAATGGGCGACGCGCACCGGTATGCGGTGGTGTGGTGATGGTTGGGATACGGTACGGCCTGTGGGAGGTACGGTATGTAGGGGCGACCCGCCGGGTCGCCCCGCCGCGATGGGCAACCCGACATGGACGACGCACCGCGTCATTCCGACGCGCACCGGGACGGCAGGATGGGCACGGTAGGTAGGGGCACGGCATACCGTACCCCGACCATTGTGGGCGAACCGACGGGTCGTCCCTACCCGATGGGCAACTCGACGCAATGGGCGACGCGGTACAATGGGCGACGCACCGCGTCATCCCGACGCGCACCGGGACGGCAGGATGGGCACGGTAGGTCGGGGCACGGCATACCGTACCCCGACCATTGTGGGCGACCCGATGGGTCGCCCCGACACGATGGGCAACCCGACGTAATGGACGACGCACGCGATGGGTGAC includes the following:
- a CDS encoding sensor histidine kinase — encoded protein: MTILFAPGIHDRSMIAWLGPQWVETADASMVEMERATNEIFTLAMLQALLISSGVAIAVAVPVSWVASQGIVRPIERLLATAQRIADGYYHERVPLQGERELVRLAAQFNTIAAVLEQAEQRRVALIGDVAHELRTPLATIAGYVEGVLDGVVEADEDTWVLVLDEVNRLHRLAGDLQELSRVEAKQIVLARQNVHLEPLIEAICARLEPQFTEKGVRLQVQLANSLPSVWVDPDRILQVLMNLVGNALQYTPRGGSVTIRALVVEKMVQVCVHDTGIGIAAEHLPHLFERFYRVDKARARATGGAGIGLTICKALVELHGGQIGIHSDGPGQGTTCWFTLPLFDHNVQRLSDALA
- a CDS encoding metal-dependent transcriptional regulator; amino-acid sequence: MQTFSYPASNRIIQLTTTEAACLTTLADLIETEPTTTADQLARCLHFTPETMLSTLQSLFKRQLINATTVGSLTLTANGWLLAHHYLIQHRLLERFLLDVVGVPWIFVHREAARLAQMVSPCFIERVIVHTRQATVCPHGNPIPGRSTFTAGEVSLSNAPLGQRCRLTRIAEWICYDPQLVRHLWSYEIVPGCTLIRVPDPLSKTVIQLNQRPTVLGQRIAQALYVVVE
- a CDS encoding heme ABC transporter ATP-binding protein; the encoded protein is MELLVAQHVGYRIDGRWLVQDVSLSLSAGEVVALVGPNGAGKSTLLSLLAGDWPPTTGTIRLEGQELGRLSATAQARRRAVLRQQVVVTFPFTALEVVLMGRAPHLRGQREGEHDLAIARDAMAQTETATFALRSLPTLSGGEQARVQLARVLAQTTPVLLLDEPTAALDLRHQHRVLHLARQAAAQGGAALIVLHDVNLAALYADRIGVMHQGRLCAIGRPWDVLQATLLSDVYGVPIKVQQHPHTAAPLVLSLPEHSTGSSVTYGIEVH
- a CDS encoding antibiotic biosynthesis monooxygenase family protein, producing MITTANRIYVHPDYADLFEETFRTRARLVDRMPGFISNQLLRPVNPGDPYIVLTTWESRAHFEAWVRSDEFRQGHARSGTLPKEAFTAPNKLELHEIIMDTSRPDVPVEPRGKPFKVHHQ
- a CDS encoding response regulator transcription factor → MSTPTILIVDDEARLRELVRRYLEQAGFRVVQAADGVTALEQARAWTPDVVILDIMLPVLDGLAVCRRLRTFSDAYILMLTARAEESDRVTGLETGADDYLTKPFAPRELVARVRALLRRPRHTEVSMPSSLIHYGGLVIDPVAHTVALDGQLLTLTPIEYALLSVMAAAPGRVFSRTQLLDRIWGHDYFGDEHVVEVHITNLRKKLGDNPNRPQYIFTVRGIGYRFGERR
- a CDS encoding DUF305 domain-containing protein, which produces MAVPDGDEPFDRRFLEAMIPHHEGAVAMARDALQKAEHAEIRELAQAIITAQEAEIAQMKQWLTEFGR
- a CDS encoding FecCD family ABC transporter permease gives rise to the protein MSATTMPTFRHTVVRRRTYVLPALVLALIGTLLLAVGIGAVAVPPDVVLAIILSKVGLPFEVAVTQQQVAVLWNIRLPRVILGAFVGAALAVSGALLQGIFRNPLADPSLIGVSSGAALGAVFTIISGIAVFGIYTLPIAAFLAGAATTLLVYRLSHRSGRTDVAMLLLVGLALNALAGATTGLLTYLADDAQLRSIVFWTLGGLGGALWETVLTAVPPIVLALLIAPRLGSYLNLFALGETEARHLGVNTEWIKRAVVLLAALATGAAVALAGPIGFIGLIVPHIVRLAIGPDHRRLIPTCALGGAILLVLADLLARTLAAPAEIPVGLFTSFAGGPFFLALILRSRKHYGFH
- a CDS encoding heme/hemin ABC transporter substrate-binding protein, translating into MVSKFTKPLIVLVLLALLSACGANPGANAPTTAPAPTTAPAPTTAPAPTTAPAPTTAPVVVPTTRPASTVEPILPATVTDYQGETVVIESVERIVSLSGDITEIIFALGMGDNIVGVDISATYPADKVKALPSIGYQRRLNAEGILSLNPTVVIGTESAGPPEALAQVRAAGIPIALTAAPPTLESPIQKILFVARALGIPQRGYELAGQVEADIARARAEASSLTRQPRVLFLYLRGTDVQQVAGANTSIDAMITAAGGINAGAEVGIVNYAPLSAEVVIAAQPDVILVLTKGLESVGGIDGLLKIPGLADTPAGQQRRVIDFDDLYLNGMGPRTGQALADLVAAFRDAVAQKEGS